A single window of Methanoregula sp. DNA harbors:
- the rplX gene encoding 50S ribosomal protein L24 → MVRIESHQPRKQRKARYTAASHEKTKFLNAPLSPSLKERYGKKTLRVVKGDTVKLTRGDFTGDEGVVDLVDTGKAKLVVHGVSSTKADGTEVPRVVDASKVQITKLNLNDKRREEKLGEGK, encoded by the coding sequence ATGGTACGAATTGAAAGCCACCAGCCAAGAAAACAGAGAAAGGCGAGGTACACGGCGGCATCACACGAAAAGACAAAATTTTTAAACGCACCGCTCTCGCCTTCCTTAAAAGAGAGATACGGAAAAAAGACCCTGCGTGTGGTCAAGGGCGATACGGTCAAACTGACCCGTGGGGATTTTACCGGGGACGAGGGGGTTGTTGATCTGGTCGATACCGGAAAAGCAAAACTTGTTGTCCACGGCGTATCTTCAACCAAAGCCGACGGTACTGAAGTGCCCCGGGTAGTCGATGCATCCAAGGTCCAGATCACGAAGCTGAACCTGAATGACAAACGCCGCGAAGAGAAACTGGGGGAGGGAAAATAG
- a CDS encoding 30S ribosomal protein S4e: MSDHLKRLNAPDSWHIAKKTNTFITKTSAGPHNANALPVAVWLRDRMGFARTMKEVKQILAQKDLIINGKPCRDPKMGIGIFDVIAFPKIQKYYRIQRDDHGRHASVEISPEEAKIRLSKIRNKTIISGGRVQLNLRFGANIIADNTYKPEDTVVLSLEPETRFKIIDHFPFAKGNMAMIIGGRHSGKVARIVEIVKTSGSVPNKVILEDEATKSRFDTILPYIYMVGREKPAITNQGGEQ, from the coding sequence ATGTCTGACCACCTGAAGCGACTCAATGCCCCGGACTCGTGGCATATTGCAAAAAAGACCAACACGTTCATCACAAAGACGTCCGCGGGTCCGCACAATGCGAACGCGCTGCCGGTAGCGGTCTGGCTCCGGGACCGGATGGGTTTTGCCCGGACGATGAAAGAAGTCAAACAAATACTTGCCCAAAAAGATCTCATTATTAATGGCAAACCATGCAGGGACCCGAAGATGGGAATCGGGATCTTTGACGTAATCGCGTTCCCGAAGATCCAGAAATATTACCGGATCCAGAGGGATGACCACGGACGGCATGCTTCTGTGGAGATCAGCCCTGAAGAGGCAAAAATCCGGCTGAGCAAGATCCGGAACAAGACAATTATTTCCGGGGGGCGTGTCCAGCTCAACCTCAGGTTCGGTGCCAATATCATTGCCGATAACACCTATAAACCCGAAGACACGGTGGTCCTGTCGCTTGAACCCGAAACAAGGTTTAAAATTATTGATCATTTCCCGTTCGCAAAAGGCAACATGGCAATGATCATCGGCGGAAGGCACTCCGGTAAAGTTGCACGGATTGTTGAAATTGTCAAGACTTCGGGCAGCGTCCCGAATAAGGTCATCCTTGAGGACGAAGCGACCAAGAGCCGGTTCGACACCATTCTCCCGTATATCTATATGGTAGGAAGGGAAAAACCCGCAATCACAAACCAGGGTGGTGAACAGTGA